A genomic region of Streptococcus suis contains the following coding sequences:
- the pezT gene encoding type II toxin-antitoxin system toxin PezT: MKLEEFSVAEFQKALQRTIRALTRGKTIPDQPKAILLGGQSGAGKTTIHRIKQKEFQGNIIIIDGDSYRSQHPNYLALQEKYGRDSVDYTKGFAGKMVEHLVDELSTQGYHLLIEGTLRTTQVPCQTAQLLASKGYQVSLAVIGTKPELSYLSTLIRYEELYAIDPNQARATPKEHHDGIVDNLVDNLRELESEKLFDQIQIYQRDKTCVYDSETDEGSAAEVLQECLFGKWNKVEEEMLKVGQERLRELCNRDREENYENKKN, translated from the coding sequence ATGAAGTTGGAAGAATTTAGTGTGGCTGAGTTTCAGAAAGCTTTACAACGAACAATTCGGGCTTTAACCCGAGGAAAGACGATTCCAGATCAACCGAAAGCTATCTTACTTGGTGGACAAAGCGGAGCAGGTAAGACGACTATTCATCGTATCAAGCAAAAAGAATTTCAAGGCAATATCATTATCATCGATGGTGATAGCTACCGCTCTCAACATCCCAATTACTTAGCCCTGCAAGAAAAGTATGGCAGGGACAGCGTGGACTATACCAAGGGATTTGCAGGAAAAATGGTAGAGCATCTGGTTGACGAACTCAGCACGCAGGGTTATCATTTGCTGATTGAAGGGACTTTGCGTACCACTCAAGTTCCTTGTCAGACTGCTCAATTATTAGCTTCGAAAGGATACCAAGTTTCTTTAGCTGTAATTGGTACCAAACCAGAGCTTTCTTATCTCAGCACCTTGATTCGTTACGAAGAGCTTTATGCCATCGATCCCAATCAGGCCAGGGCAACACCAAAAGAACACCACGATGGGATTGTTGATAACTTGGTTGATAACTTGAGGGAGTTAGAAAGTGAAAAACTCTTTGACCAGATTCAAATTTATCAAAGAGATAAAACTTGTGTCTATGATTCTGAAACTGATGAAGGTTCCGCAGCAGAAGTGCTACAAGAATGCCTCTTTGGAAAATGGAATAAAGTCGAGGAAGAGATGTTGAAGGTGGGACAAGAGCGGTTGAGGGAGTTGTGTAACAGAGATAGAGAGGAAAATTATGAAAATAAAAAAAATTAA
- a CDS encoding helicase HerA-like domain-containing protein, with amino-acid sequence MSDVIAFGYGSSRAEMQLKRLNRHGIIAGATGTGKTVTLKVLAEQLSDAGIPVFLSDIKGDLNSLVAANTKEIDPSRLEKTHYTDYSPVAYPVELWDVLGENGTPVRMTISELGPVLLTRLLGLNDTQESILNIVFSVADERGLLLIDLMDLRAMLNFVAENAAELSQYYGNIPARSVGAILRSLVVLEQQGGKIFFGEPSLDIADLMRTAEDGRGVINVLQATELFNQPTLYSTVLLSLLSELYEVLPEVGDLDKPKMVFFFDEAHVLFKDAPKVLLEKIELIVRLIRSKGVGVFFVTQNPTDIPDSVAAQLGNRIQHGLRAFTPKELKTVATVAETFRQEGDKDLAKVIQELQVGEAVVSTLQADGTPSFADRVLIYPPKSMLGTVEPSALLSVINNSPLMEKYADAINRESAHEQILAMTEAKEAELIKKAEQAEAEKQAKAAAKMEEKAQKEAAKTAQKASQPASRKTDSMMDRFTKNLMSQVGREVGRVVTRGIMGMLKGK; translated from the coding sequence ATGTCAGATGTTATTGCTTTTGGCTATGGAAGCAGTCGAGCAGAGATGCAGCTCAAGCGACTCAATCGTCATGGAATCATCGCAGGTGCGACAGGTACAGGGAAGACCGTGACCTTAAAGGTCTTGGCGGAGCAGTTAAGTGATGCGGGAATCCCGGTCTTTCTATCGGACATCAAGGGTGATTTGAATAGTTTGGTTGCGGCCAATACCAAGGAGATTGACCCTAGTCGTCTAGAGAAGACTCACTATACAGATTATAGTCCCGTAGCTTATCCAGTTGAGTTGTGGGATGTCTTGGGGGAAAATGGGACTCCTGTCCGCATGACTATTTCAGAGCTGGGGCCTGTCTTATTGACGCGCTTACTGGGTTTGAATGATACTCAGGAGTCCATCTTGAATATCGTTTTCAGCGTGGCAGATGAGCGTGGTCTTCTCTTGATTGACTTAATGGACCTGCGTGCTATGCTCAATTTTGTGGCTGAAAATGCAGCAGAGCTGAGCCAATATTATGGAAATATTCCAGCTCGTTCGGTTGGTGCTATCTTACGTAGTCTGGTCGTTTTGGAGCAACAAGGTGGTAAGATTTTCTTCGGTGAGCCAAGCCTTGACATTGCTGACTTGATGCGTACAGCAGAAGATGGCCGTGGTGTTATTAACGTTCTTCAAGCTACTGAGCTGTTCAATCAACCAACTCTTTATTCGACAGTCCTGCTCAGCCTTTTGTCAGAACTCTATGAAGTGCTGCCTGAGGTGGGCGATTTGGACAAACCTAAGATGGTCTTCTTCTTTGACGAGGCTCATGTTCTCTTCAAAGATGCTCCAAAAGTTCTTCTTGAAAAGATTGAATTAATTGTTCGTTTGATTCGTTCAAAAGGTGTAGGTGTCTTCTTTGTAACGCAGAATCCGACGGATATTCCTGATAGCGTGGCAGCCCAGCTGGGAAATCGCATCCAACACGGTCTTCGCGCCTTTACACCAAAAGAGCTCAAAACAGTTGCGACTGTTGCCGAAACCTTCCGTCAAGAAGGTGATAAGGATTTGGCTAAGGTCATTCAGGAGTTGCAAGTGGGGGAAGCTGTTGTGTCTACCCTTCAAGCAGATGGCACACCAAGCTTTGCGGATCGGGTTTTGATTTATCCACCGAAGAGTATGCTTGGAACGGTGGAGCCGAGCGCCCTCTTGTCAGTCATCAACAACTCTCCTTTGATGGAAAAATATGCTGACGCGATCAACCGTGAATCTGCCCACGAGCAGATTTTAGCCATGACAGAGGCCAAAGAAGCCGAACTCATCAAAAAAGCCGAGCAGGCCGAGGCGGAAAAACAGGCTAAGGCAGCCGCAAAAATGGAAGAGAAAGCCCAGAAAGAAGCGGCTAAAACAGCACAAAAAGCTAGTCAGCCAGCCAGTCGCAAAACAGATTCCATGATGGACCGCTTTACCAAGAACCTGATGAGCCAGGTCGGACGGGAAGTTGGGCGCGTGGTGACTCGTGGCATTATGGGCATGTTAAAAGGAAAATAA
- a CDS encoding LrgB family protein encodes MTELFSNPIFGIMLSIAAYLIGMLIYRRFPHPITTPLLVATGLIIVFLKMTGISYKEYYAGGSYLNMLIVPSTVALGIPLYRSFHLMKHHIRSILLGIFVACIVNTVFTALIAKWFGMDFFLAISLFPKSVTTAMAVGITDKMQGIATVTLVVVVATGILTSVLGPVFLKLLKIEDPVAVGLALGGTGHAIGTGTAIKYGHTQGAMAGLAIGITGIMYVVISPIVAQIILQ; translated from the coding sequence ATGACTGAACTTTTTTCCAATCCTATTTTTGGTATTATGTTATCAATTGCAGCATATTTAATTGGAATGCTGATTTATCGAAGATTTCCTCATCCAATCACAACCCCACTGTTGGTAGCTACAGGATTGATTATTGTCTTTTTAAAAATGACAGGTATCTCCTATAAGGAATATTATGCAGGAGGTTCCTATCTAAATATGCTTATTGTGCCTTCAACAGTAGCTCTGGGTATTCCTTTGTATCGTTCTTTCCATCTAATGAAACATCACATTCGAAGTATTCTTTTGGGAATTTTTGTTGCCTGTATTGTCAATACTGTCTTTACTGCCCTAATTGCCAAATGGTTTGGAATGGATTTTTTTCTAGCAATCTCTCTTTTTCCAAAATCAGTCACCACTGCTATGGCTGTTGGTATTACTGATAAAATGCAAGGAATAGCAACTGTTACTCTTGTAGTCGTTGTTGCAACAGGGATTCTGACAAGTGTTCTTGGCCCAGTCTTTTTAAAGTTACTAAAAATTGAAGACCCGGTAGCTGTTGGTCTTGCTTTGGGAGGAACAGGGCATGCCATTGGAACGGGTACAGCGATAAAATATGGGCATACGCAAGGGGCGATGGCTGGCTTAGCTATTGGGATTACAGGTATCATGTATGTGGTGATTAGTCCTATAGTTGCGCAGATTATCTTACAATAA
- a CDS encoding CidA/LrgA family protein, whose amino-acid sequence MKLYVQFMIILVFSFLGEAISTIFHLPIPGSIIGLILLFLALEFKLIRLRHIHTVGNFLLANMTILFLPAAVGIMERFDAIKDYLLPIIIVILGAIFLNILVIGFVVQFVKQKFEGDYIDTEGIHD is encoded by the coding sequence ATGAAACTATATGTTCAGTTTATGATTATTCTGGTATTTTCATTTTTAGGAGAAGCTATTTCGACTATTTTTCATCTTCCTATTCCGGGAAGTATTATTGGCTTAATCCTCCTATTTTTAGCCCTAGAGTTCAAATTGATTCGTCTTCGCCACATTCATACGGTTGGAAATTTTTTGCTGGCTAACATGACCATTCTTTTTTTGCCTGCAGCGGTGGGCATTATGGAGAGATTTGATGCAATTAAAGATTATTTACTTCCTATTATCATCGTCATTTTAGGCGCCATTTTTTTAAATATCTTAGTAATTGGTTTTGTTGTTCAATTTGTGAAGCAAAAGTTTGAAGGTGACTACATTGATACGGAGGGAATTCATGACTGA
- the gla gene encoding aquaglyceroporin Gla, which yields MDVTWTVKYITEFLATALLIIIGNGTVANVDLKGTKGNNSGWILIAIGYGLAVMMPALMFGNVSGNHINPAFTLGLAVSGLFPWAHVAQYIVAQLLGAMFGQLVVVAVYKPYFLKTENSNHILGSFSTISALDNGTKESRKAATTNGFLNEFVGSFVLFFGALALTKHFFGAELVGKLIEQGYDKTVAETMTAPYTAGSIAVAHLGIGFLVMALVAALGGPTGPGLNPARDLGPRIVHALLPKSVLGENKADSKWWYAWVGVCAPIIASIAAVALFKFLYL from the coding sequence ATGGATGTTACATGGACAGTGAAATATATCACTGAATTTTTAGCGACTGCACTCCTTATTATCATTGGTAATGGTACAGTTGCAAACGTTGATTTAAAAGGCACAAAAGGAAACAACTCTGGTTGGATTCTCATTGCGATTGGCTATGGTTTGGCAGTTATGATGCCAGCATTGATGTTTGGTAACGTTTCTGGTAACCATATCAACCCAGCCTTCACACTTGGTTTGGCTGTTTCAGGTCTCTTCCCTTGGGCTCACGTTGCTCAATACATTGTTGCTCAATTGTTAGGCGCAATGTTTGGTCAGTTAGTGGTTGTAGCAGTTTACAAACCTTACTTCTTGAAAACTGAAAATTCTAACCATATTCTTGGTTCATTCTCAACTATCAGTGCGCTTGATAACGGAACAAAAGAAAGCCGTAAAGCTGCGACAACTAATGGTTTCTTGAATGAGTTCGTTGGTTCATTTGTATTGTTCTTCGGTGCCCTTGCTTTGACCAAACATTTCTTTGGTGCAGAGTTGGTTGGTAAATTGATTGAACAAGGCTATGATAAAACAGTCGCTGAGACAATGACTGCTCCCTATACTGCAGGTTCAATTGCAGTTGCTCACTTAGGCATTGGTTTCCTAGTTATGGCACTTGTTGCGGCTCTTGGTGGTCCAACAGGTCCTGGTCTTAACCCAGCACGTGACCTTGGTCCACGTATCGTCCATGCCCTTCTTCCAAAATCTGTTCTTGGTGAAAACAAGGCTGATTCAAAATGGTGGTATGCTTGGGTTGGTGTATGTGCTCCAATTATCGCATCAATTGCCGCTGTTGCACTATTCAAATTCTTGTATCTATAA
- a CDS encoding MIP/aquaporin family protein, whose amino-acid sequence MSKKFLAEFIGTFMLVFIGTGAVVFGNGVDGLGHLGIAFAFGLSIVAAAYSIGTVSGAHLNPAVSLAMFINKRLNAQEFATYVAAQILGAILASSTLIFFLSNAGLSTASLGENGFTTVNAAGAFLFEAIATFIFVLVIVTVTSASKGNGKIAGLVIGLTLTLLIILGLNVTGLSVNPARSLAPALFVGGTALSQVWVFILAPLVGAALAALVGQHLLETEK is encoded by the coding sequence ATGTCTAAAAAGTTTTTAGCCGAATTTATCGGTACATTTATGTTAGTCTTTATCGGGACTGGCGCTGTTGTTTTTGGTAATGGTGTAGATGGTCTTGGTCATCTTGGAATTGCATTTGCCTTTGGTCTTTCTATCGTAGCGGCTGCTTACAGTATCGGTACCGTTTCAGGTGCACACTTGAACCCTGCTGTTTCATTGGCGATGTTCATCAACAAACGTTTGAATGCACAAGAATTTGCTACTTACGTGGCTGCACAAATTTTGGGAGCAATCCTTGCCTCATCAACCTTGATTTTCTTCTTGTCAAATGCTGGACTTTCAACAGCAAGTTTAGGAGAAAACGGATTTACAACTGTAAATGCCGCAGGTGCTTTCTTGTTTGAAGCAATCGCAACCTTTATCTTTGTTTTGGTTATCGTTACAGTCACTTCCGCAAGCAAGGGCAACGGAAAAATTGCAGGTCTTGTTATTGGCTTGACTTTAACTTTGCTCATCATCTTGGGCTTGAACGTGACAGGTCTTTCAGTTAACCCAGCACGTAGCTTGGCACCAGCTCTTTTTGTAGGTGGAACTGCACTTAGCCAGGTTTGGGTCTTTATCCTTGCTCCGCTAGTTGGTGCTGCACTTGCTGCCCTAGTAGGTCAACATTTATTGGAAACTGAAAAATAA
- the pezA gene encoding type II toxin-antitoxin system antitoxin PezA, with product MIGDNIKSLRRTHDLTQPEFAKMVGISRNSLSRYENGTSTVSTELIDRICQKFNVSYIDIVGEDKMLTPVEDYQLTLKVEVIKERGAAILSQLYRYQDSQDIAFDDETNPWILMSDDLAELINTKIYLVDTFDEIERYNGYLDGIERMLDMVHHRVVA from the coding sequence ATGATTGGAGACAACATCAAGTCACTACGTCGGACACACGATTTAACACAGCCAGAATTTGCGAAAATGGTTGGGATTTCACGCAATAGCCTGAGTCGTTATGAAAATGGGACCAGTACGGTTTCAACAGAACTTATCGACCGTATTTGTCAGAAATTTAATGTCTCTTATATCGATATTGTAGGGGAGGACAAGATGTTAACACCTGTTGAAGATTACCAATTGACTTTAAAAGTAGAAGTGATAAAAGAACGTGGAGCAGCCATTTTATCACAGCTTTATAGATATCAGGATAGTCAAGATATTGCTTTTGATGATGAAACAAATCCTTGGATTCTCATGAGTGATGATTTGGCTGAATTGATCAATACGAAAATTTACCTTGTCGATACTTTCGATGAAATCGAGCGTTACAATGGCTATTTAGACGGTATTGAGCGGATGTTAGATATGGTGCATCATCGGGTGGTGGCTTAA
- a CDS encoding PadR family transcriptional regulator, translated as MHFPVPAVLTEFLIMAILESDDSYGYEICQTIKLIANIKESALYPILKRLEQNDFLTTYSQEYQGRMRKYYSLTQLGHEELVRLKDDWDTYTNTINGIIEGSVRHDKN; from the coding sequence ATGCATTTTCCAGTCCCCGCAGTGCTGACAGAATTTCTCATCATGGCTATTTTGGAATCCGATGATTCTTATGGCTATGAAATCTGTCAGACCATTAAATTAATTGCCAACATCAAGGAGTCCGCCCTCTATCCCATCCTAAAGCGATTGGAGCAAAATGACTTTTTGACTACTTATTCCCAAGAATATCAGGGTCGTATGCGCAAGTATTATAGCCTAACTCAGTTAGGTCACGAAGAATTGGTCCGACTCAAAGATGACTGGGATACCTATACAAACACGATAAACGGCATCATAGAAGGGAGCGTCCGCCATGACAAGAACTGA
- a CDS encoding formate/nitrite transporter family protein, translated as MGATQDTLLYTIEKSIKKKADLFEHSFSAYAVRSMLASLYLGLGIVISLYTADKLNHVAEGLGKFSYGLMFGWGLLMILYMNAELGTSNMMYMTVASHRKTIPTKTALKMLATCILFNFIGAVLVCYLVSLTLPYQHVDAHSYLFEATVTKLEKTPLTQFIEGIFANIVVNIGVFTFLRIKDDAGRLISVIFIIFIFAFLGYEHVIANFSLFSLAFFANGGPVEGMTLLSVLSNFLFSGLGNYVGGGLFIGLLYSWLNNQSKLYVD; from the coding sequence ATGGGAGCTACCCAAGATACACTACTATATACAATTGAAAAAAGCATTAAGAAAAAAGCAGATTTGTTTGAACACAGTTTTTCTGCCTACGCTGTTCGATCGATGTTAGCCAGCCTCTATCTAGGTTTGGGGATTGTCATTTCTCTTTATACCGCAGATAAACTCAACCATGTCGCAGAAGGACTCGGGAAATTTAGCTATGGGTTGATGTTTGGTTGGGGGCTACTCATGATTTTATATATGAATGCCGAACTAGGAACATCCAACATGATGTATATGACAGTAGCCAGCCATCGAAAAACGATTCCTACTAAAACAGCCCTCAAGATGTTGGCAACCTGTATCCTTTTCAACTTTATCGGTGCTGTCCTTGTTTGTTACTTGGTTTCATTGACACTGCCTTATCAGCACGTTGATGCTCACAGCTACCTATTTGAAGCGACAGTGACAAAACTAGAAAAAACACCTCTTACCCAGTTTATTGAAGGAATCTTTGCTAATATTGTTGTGAATATCGGCGTATTTACCTTCTTACGCATCAAAGATGATGCCGGACGTCTCATTTCCGTTATTTTCATCATCTTTATCTTTGCTTTCTTGGGATATGAGCACGTCATCGCAAACTTCTCCCTTTTCTCATTGGCCTTTTTTGCAAATGGTGGACCAGTTGAGGGAATGACTCTATTAAGTGTACTAAGTAATTTCCTCTTTTCTGGACTAGGAAACTACGTGGGTGGCGGTCTCTTTATCGGACTTCTTTATAGTTGGTTGAATAATCAATCCAAACTTTATGTAGACTAA
- a CDS encoding DUF1700 domain-containing protein, translated as MTRTEYMEQLEKYLKKLPHKEYFEAISFFNEYFDEAGPERETEIIEELGSPKEAASELINNMLNKQIQEEKDQQEPIQLNWKLWVGLGALSMTGLFSFFLLFIMGEFIGVIPLFATLILGAFLLGRYFRNFSQTKRTLWLAILAVISLPIAIPLLLILLASLLGLVALILALIVGAFVLGVGLLTSGGYLIWEAFSLMSEGFNIFLMGFGSGLSLIGGAILIYILTGFFAYWSWRLVKACFKWILKRGKRA; from the coding sequence ATGACAAGAACTGAATACATGGAGCAGTTAGAAAAATATCTCAAAAAACTGCCCCACAAAGAATACTTTGAAGCCATCAGCTTCTTTAATGAGTATTTTGACGAGGCTGGACCAGAGCGTGAAACAGAAATTATAGAAGAACTTGGTTCACCAAAAGAAGCTGCCAGCGAACTCATCAACAACATGCTCAACAAACAGATCCAAGAGGAGAAGGATCAACAAGAACCTATTCAACTCAACTGGAAACTCTGGGTTGGTCTGGGAGCCTTAAGTATGACAGGTCTCTTCTCTTTCTTCCTACTCTTTATCATGGGAGAGTTCATCGGAGTCATTCCTCTGTTTGCAACTCTTATCCTCGGCGCCTTTCTCCTCGGTCGCTACTTCCGTAATTTTAGCCAAACAAAACGAACGCTCTGGTTGGCTATCCTAGCTGTCATTTCCCTGCCTATCGCCATTCCACTTTTGCTTATTCTCCTAGCTAGTCTATTGGGATTGGTGGCGCTCATCTTGGCCCTCATTGTCGGTGCCTTTGTTCTGGGTGTCGGACTTCTCACCAGCGGTGGCTATCTGATTTGGGAAGCCTTTAGCCTTATGTCAGAAGGTTTCAATATCTTCCTCATGGGGTTTGGCTCAGGTTTGTCTTTGATTGGCGGAGCTATTCTCATCTACATCTTGACTGGATTTTTTGCCTACTGGTCTTGGCGACTGGTCAAGGCTTGCTTCAAATGGATCTTGAAACGAGGTAAACGAGCATGA
- a CDS encoding NUDIX hydrolase produces MTDQLQALLKDYQPQPLGEKRSYAVFLPLVWSDNQWQVLYEIRSESISQPGEVSFPGGGIDEGETAEEAAIREVIEELDIQQEQIELLGEIDYLVFGRSTIRCFVGRLHLDWQTLQPNDEVARFFTVPLETLLKTAPVYYQLDSQIVPDCDFPFERLRGGVDYPFSHHKRSVPFYENLPENIWGMTAQFTHRFVEIINQKTSPR; encoded by the coding sequence ATGACTGATCAATTGCAGGCATTATTGAAAGACTATCAGCCCCAGCCCTTGGGTGAAAAACGTTCCTATGCGGTCTTCTTGCCCTTAGTCTGGTCAGACAATCAGTGGCAGGTCTTATATGAGATTCGGAGCGAGTCCATTTCTCAACCGGGAGAAGTCTCCTTCCCAGGTGGTGGAATTGATGAAGGCGAGACAGCAGAAGAAGCTGCCATTCGTGAGGTTATAGAAGAACTTGACATTCAACAGGAACAAATTGAGTTGCTAGGGGAAATCGATTATCTAGTTTTTGGCCGCTCGACGATTCGCTGTTTTGTCGGTCGACTTCACTTGGACTGGCAGACTCTTCAACCCAATGATGAAGTGGCTCGATTCTTTACAGTTCCACTGGAAACCTTGCTGAAAACGGCCCCTGTCTATTATCAACTGGATTCACAGATTGTCCCAGATTGTGACTTTCCCTTTGAACGTTTGAGAGGCGGGGTTGACTATCCTTTCAGTCATCACAAACGCTCCGTCCCCTTTTATGAAAATCTACCAGAAAATATCTGGGGAATGACTGCTCAATTTACCCATCGGTTTGTGGAAATCATAAATCAAAAAACTTCGCCCAGATGA
- a CDS encoding DUF4097 family beta strand repeat-containing protein, producing the protein MKKKLTIAIIIGFVSLIAGLILAGIGFFTGGVTRLEEVAAPTEVHKTFTDLNTIKIDFIPHSVYIKESSDSNYHVTYANSDNNIQNPLKLSEKDGVLTLSAQELKFAIEGIMQYLGERLAQRRINVFSVTIEVPKGKTLKKLTGYSSYLYNYGGFSIENAHIQEVDLSAGIFLDNAQIDSGKITAGYFEAVNSALRNTSISANEASVNLIETSLENVTIKNYQELNADQLTIIGKNVLTPSEYSLSVTNINLTDKSLQDINLNISTQLDIKTLAEHLGYHYETLEELKQAVGDMSYFNEQAENVGIFTKDKYQTLSIKKEEDKQTLTLEKKESNNSLTITSTNATINLRTPTPK; encoded by the coding sequence ATGAAAAAGAAACTAACCATCGCCATTATTATCGGCTTTGTCAGCCTGATTGCAGGCTTAATTCTGGCTGGCATTGGATTTTTCACAGGAGGCGTAACCCGCTTAGAAGAGGTTGCTGCTCCGACGGAAGTCCATAAGACCTTCACAGATTTGAATACCATTAAAATTGACTTTATCCCCCACAGCGTCTATATCAAGGAGTCTAGCGATAGCAACTACCATGTGACCTATGCCAACTCCGACAACAATATCCAAAACCCTCTAAAACTCAGTGAGAAAGACGGCGTCTTAACCCTCTCTGCACAGGAACTAAAATTTGCCATTGAGGGAATCATGCAGTATCTGGGAGAAAGGTTGGCCCAACGTCGCATCAATGTCTTCTCAGTCACCATTGAAGTGCCTAAAGGGAAGACTCTGAAAAAGCTTACAGGATATAGTTCCTATTTATATAATTATGGAGGCTTTTCCATTGAGAATGCCCATATACAAGAGGTTGACCTATCCGCTGGTATCTTCCTTGATAATGCACAAATTGACAGCGGTAAAATCACAGCTGGTTACTTTGAAGCTGTGAATTCTGCACTCAGAAATACCTCTATATCTGCAAATGAAGCTTCAGTCAATTTAATCGAAACCAGTTTGGAAAATGTTACAATTAAAAACTACCAAGAACTAAATGCAGATCAATTGACTATCATAGGAAAAAACGTCCTCACTCCTTCCGAATACAGCCTATCTGTTACAAATATAAACCTAACAGATAAGAGCTTACAAGACATCAATCTGAATATCAGTACACAGCTGGACATCAAAACACTTGCGGAACACTTAGGCTACCACTATGAAACCCTTGAAGAACTAAAGCAAGCTGTTGGTGATATGAGTTACTTCAACGAACAAGCTGAAAACGTTGGTATTTTCACTAAAGATAAGTATCAAACATTATCAATCAAAAAAGAGGAGGATAAACAAACCTTAACTTTGGAGAAAAAAGAGAGCAATAATAGCCTGACCATTACTTCAACTAACGCAACCATTAATTTACGAACACCAACACCAAAATAA